From the Drechmeria coniospora strain ARSEF 6962 chromosome 02, whole genome shotgun sequence genome, the window CGTACGCGCCAAGCGCTACCGTCAAGGGCCCTCTCGAGGATCCGGCCTCCTTCACTCTGGAGCCCGAGGCCAATGGCAAGGTAACGGTGCCCAAGAGCATGGAACCTGTCAAGGAGGACGAAACCGAGGCCTCGTCGAAAAAGTCGCACTCGAGGGCGGGCGAGTCTTTCTTTCAGGTCTCTCCACCAGGAACCCCGAGCAAGGACCTCACCCTGTTTCTCCAGTACAAGTCCAAGGTCAAGAAGATTATCCTACCCGAGGGGCGGGAGGAGCTGACCATCGGCCGCATCCAGCTGGCCTTTATCGAAAAGTTTTCATGGAACATTCAACAAAACGGTGCCGATCTACCGGAGATTTACATCCAGGATCCCCTGTCCGGTGTGCGCCACGAACTTGAGGACCTCTCCGACGTCAAGGATCggaccgtcctcgtcctcaacGTGGAGCCGTTGGATGAGGTCAAGcggcacatcgacgacggtTTGCTGGCTCTCACCAACATCGTACGCGAAGTCAAGCAGCACGTGGATGACCAAGGCACGGCTTTGCAGCAAGTCTCCGACAGGCAGCACCAGACTGCGAATGATTTGGCTCGGCTggccacggcctcgccgcccgtccCCTCATCTACCGAAGGCGTGAGGGCCGTTCCTGGTCCGGGTCGGAAGCTTAGTGCCGGTCAGCTCGGAGAGGTGCAGCGGCTGCGACGCGACCTCGCAGTCCTGCGCCAAACCTACTCTGGTTTCCAGTCCGAGATACAGAACTCCATGTCGAGCATCCGCAACAAGGCGGCCAacgtcaaggccgccgccatcaagGCCGCCGTTCCCGATATCGAAGGCGATGCCGGCTATTCCTACGTCACGAACGGACGCAAGCAGCTCAACAGCGACTCCGACTCGCTCGTGGCCAAAGTCGATGACCTCCAAGACCTTGTGGAAGATCTGCGCAAGGATGTTGTGCATCGCGGCGTGCGACCACTGCCGCGACAGCTCGAGAGCGTCACGAAGGACATTGTTGGCTTGTCCAAGGAGCTCAAGAGGATGGAGGATTACCTGCTCCAAGAAAAGCCCATCTGGACCAAGATCTGGGAGAAGGAGCTTGAGGACGTGTGCCAAGGGCGAGATGAGCTTCGTCTTATGGAAGATCTGTTGGTCGATCTCCGTGATGATTTGGAAAAGGCCGGCGAGACGTTtaccctcgtcgagcaggctACCAAGGAGCAGATGAAGGATTCTGGCACGGGCGCAAGCGCAGGGACGGCGCGCCAATTTTCCAAGGGCCTAAACAACCTCGGCAACAGCCTCGACCAGACGGCCGCCAAAGAGGATGTTCTGAGCGAGGTCAGAGCCCTGCTGCCCAATCACGAGGATCGGCTGGAAGCGCTCGAGCGCGCAGAGAAGCTTCGGCAGAAGGAGCTGGAGGGACGGAGAGGCAACGCTCTGCAGCGCGAGATTGCCAGTTTTGTCGATGAGGGCAAGCTGAAGAAATCTGGCGGATTTGAGGAGGTCGAGCGGGCTCGaaaggccaaggacgacaGAATCCGTCGCGAGGTCTGGGAGCGCCAGAATGGCATGATCCCCGACGACCCCGTCGGCGAAGATGTGCAGTCAGAgagcggcgcggcggcagaagaagaagaagaagaggacgaAGCGGTGGAGGCGGACCCATCTGGGTCTGGATCTGGGTCCGGCAAAGCCTCGCCCAAGCCTGAAGAGGACTGACCTGTCAATCCAGAAGCAGAAATCTGTATTCGGCCAGGCGTGTATCACTGTTCTTTCGATGCGAGCGCGGGATTGGCTTTCGGACCAGGCCATGTAAGGGTAGCAGCAGGGGTTGACTTGTGAGTAGCAATGGTTAGCATGGCGCGTAGTAAAACTTGGTTCGATTTCCTGCATCGCCCAGAACTCCAGACGCAGTGCACGAAGCAGTAGATGTACGCGTGTACGTCGTGAAAGGTCATGAAGGAGTTCAGCGCTTATGCCAGTGTCCAATTCATGGAAGGATTGAGTCCCAGGCTGCAAGAGtacgaggaggcggcgagtgGGATATCAAAAATTGAAACAGTATTACATTACAAGGATAAATTAACAGATCAAGGGTATACATCTTTTATGGCATAAAGTGTGCATGCTGCTCCATATGCAAGGCCGTCAACCGTTGCCCATGCCAAGTTCTTTGCCATCAACCAAGCAGGGTGAGCTTGGCCATGCCCGCAATGATGGGCGGCTCCAACCTCTTGCTACGTCCCACCATCCAGTCCTGCAGAACAGCATCGCCGCCCGTTGCCTTCCACATGCCGCTGCCCTCCGCACCGCCagccggctcgtcgtcattcTGTTCCGCCACAGACCCAGGGGCTGCAAacacctcggcgacggctcgctcACACGAAGCGACCACGTCCACCAtgagcgcctcggccgcacGTGCTCTTTCTGCCATGCCGCGGCGCACGAGCGCAAAGACGAggcgctcgacctcgacttttgtcgcgccgacgcgctcgATGAGGCGCCGCACGCTGTTGACGAGGTACTCTTCCTCGTAGACGGTGCCTTTACGGCCCCGCGCACGCTTCTTttcctcgcggcggcggttcTTGCTCGTCGCTCGGCTCACGCCCGTGCCGACGGTGCCTACGCTGCCGGCCCCCTTGCCGGTGTAGCGGGTGAAGAGGCTGGCGCTGGTGCTGATACGCGAGCTGGCCGCAACAGAGACGTCGTCGGggatgtcgccgccgccggcacgtTCGCCCTCGTAGAATGCCAGGggatcctcggcggccttgcaCCGCAGGTCGGCGATGCGAGGCAGCTGCGCAAGGAGTTGGGCTTTGCAGTCGGCGAGGAACTCGGCCGTGCTGCTAAAGGCTTCGCCAAGGCCAACGTCGACAGCCGTCTCGAGGAGGTCAGGGCGCGACcgctggacgacgagacgaaTCGCTTCTGCGAATTGGTACCCCTTGCAGAGACACTTGACCGCCATTTCGATGGTGGAGAGATGATCGAGGTGGATGGTGGCCGCGGCGCCGTAGTCTTTTGCTTCCCACAGGGCGTCGGCAAGACTCGTGGCCAAATCAGCCATGGCATCGGCCGAGAGAGGGGGGGACTGCTGCTGCGCGGTGTAGAGACACTCCTGCCAGCAGGTTGCACCGGCGGCGCGGTAGCAGTTGGTTGCCTTTGTGTAATGCTGGAGAGATTCGTACGCGAGCCCAGCCTCGCGGAAGTTAGACAAGGACTCGAGGTAGACGGCGTAATGGCCTGTGAGTGTGTTGAGGTGCGGCAGGTCGTAGCGGTACAGCTTGATAGCATCCTGATAGAGTGCGTGCTTGGTGGTGTAGTCGCAAAGCTCGTCAAATGCACCCAGAGCTTGGAGATGGACCAGAGCCTTGGTCCGTCGTGCGAGGTGGTCGTCAATCTCGAACTTGCGCCTCAGAAGTTCGAGGATGTGAAGGTTCTGGATGAAGGGCAAATACTCTCGCGGATCTCGCTGAGATtgctgggcgacgaggagtgCCAGATCGAGGTTGTagaggccgagggcgtgcTCATACACGCGATtcacgtcgacgaggaagcaga encodes:
- a CDS encoding putative actin-interacting protein AIP3 produces the protein MQATSGSRRAYSQRPSPGADPGPPPSVRANSPGRGVQPRSSTASSRSAPSGSSRRSNREGTPAGGSGNGGGSGSGGGNANLPLSQIEKSVTHLLVATKQLLETLTQWSRGQATDSQVSDVYVRLGYEFNMACRAFTAINVDTSDLGNVPDSLRHILEATLSQEASAESLEKYLPRIRDIIINLLHGLKRKQQRLRQKQQGKDREGTPLPERTTSVSTVGSGTSGLANLLEEGLENGYRPEPPRNEMPQQGRLSASPSRRLTPQREPSRGAAAPEQQPSPSSVAVQGPPVLPPLPAQSSAMPSAGSTGDLNIDAFPPTPPPPSEKQSSAFAALQKGGDLERRASRRYSQYQISKHLGGASSAVPMLPPQNTPIPNRGRKEARESLRAVQSRGPIPQPRGAPSQTKTTVFEAPPAKIHSRLSEELPLESPILPQNANQGSTPQRPDETYAPSATVKGPLEDPASFTLEPEANGKVTVPKSMEPVKEDETEASSKKSHSRAGESFFQVSPPGTPSKDLTLFLQYKSKVKKIILPEGREELTIGRIQLAFIEKFSWNIQQNGADLPEIYIQDPLSGVRHELEDLSDVKDRTVLVLNVEPLDEVKRHIDDGLLALTNIVREVKQHVDDQGTALQQVSDRQHQTANDLARLATASPPVPSSTEGVRAVPGPGRKLSAGQLGEVQRLRRDLAVLRQTYSGFQSEIQNSMSSIRNKAANVKAAAIKAAVPDIEGDAGYSYVTNGRKQLNSDSDSLVAKVDDLQDLVEDLRKDVVHRGVRPLPRQLESVTKDIVGLSKELKRMEDYLLQEKPIWTKIWEKELEDVCQGRDELRLMEDLLVDLRDDLEKAGETFTLVEQATKEQMKDSGTGASAGTARQFSKGLNNLGNSLDQTAAKEDVLSEVRALLPNHEDRLEALERAEKLRQKELEGRRGNALQREIASFVDEGKLKKSGGFEEVERARKAKDDRIRREVWERQNGMIPDDPVGEDVQSESGAAAEEEEEEDEAVEADPSGSGSGSGKASPKPEED